In one Sporomusa sphaeroides DSM 2875 genomic region, the following are encoded:
- a CDS encoding sigma 54-interacting transcriptional regulator — protein sequence MTKLSTVKLQDLVTLSFLQEFQDNFALSVGVASLIEDNLGQAITCPSCFSTFCREIVRTSEVGLKRCLGNDMRGAAKAMQTGKPAVYQCHAGLIDFAAPIILNGRVLGTIFGGQVLTARPSEEHCRKNAQELGVSTDKYLAAIKEIPIVSREKIQSAAKVLFLVANTLSKNAYQTLKLKENNREIILAYNRLENTFNTMSDGVLIIDDHGIIKQVNRITEELFDRPGSALLNKSVKELMGSQAPFIEKVYKEQTAYNDFEIFIDTKLGRLHCLSSGRPILDDEGMLSGGIIILRPIKRVHKLINRLSGAQATFRFDNIIGQSPAILTSIQLASRAAAGMSNVLIEGESGTGKEVFAQAIHNQSARCKGPFVAVNCGAIPRELIVSELFGYTEGAFTGAKRGGRPGKFEFAAGGTIFLDEIGDTPLELQVALLRVIQERKLTRMGDNKVIPVDVRIICATNKNLAQEVAKGNFRQDLYYRLHVISLKIPPLRERSEDIPLLFNYMLHTMGCEWGKPIKKVDPAVITLLQQYHWPGNVRELQNVVERVISVVNEDTVRVEHLPEAIIQPAALTIALPPARTNELLRSREMFKQNRSEQERRQIVELLRKSNGNISYTAKQLGIARSTLYRKMSQYNIPN from the coding sequence ATGACGAAACTGAGCACTGTAAAACTACAAGACCTGGTTACATTGTCGTTTTTACAAGAATTTCAGGATAACTTCGCCTTAAGCGTAGGGGTGGCCAGTTTAATAGAGGATAATTTAGGACAGGCCATCACTTGTCCCAGTTGTTTTTCCACCTTTTGCCGGGAAATTGTCCGGACCAGTGAGGTCGGGTTAAAACGCTGCCTGGGTAATGACATGCGGGGAGCGGCCAAAGCTATGCAAACCGGCAAGCCGGCAGTATACCAATGCCATGCAGGGTTAATTGACTTTGCCGCCCCCATCATCCTTAACGGCAGAGTCCTTGGCACAATTTTCGGCGGCCAGGTGCTGACTGCAAGGCCGTCCGAGGAGCATTGCCGCAAAAATGCCCAGGAATTGGGTGTCAGTACCGATAAGTATCTGGCGGCTATCAAAGAAATTCCCATTGTTAGCAGGGAAAAAATCCAATCGGCCGCGAAAGTGCTCTTTTTGGTGGCCAACACTTTATCTAAAAATGCTTACCAAACACTGAAACTGAAAGAAAATAACCGTGAAATCATCCTGGCCTATAACCGTCTCGAAAATACATTCAACACGATGTCTGACGGCGTGTTAATCATTGATGATCACGGCATTATAAAGCAAGTCAACAGGATTACCGAAGAGCTCTTTGACCGGCCGGGTTCCGCCCTGCTGAATAAATCTGTCAAAGAGTTGATGGGAAGCCAAGCGCCGTTCATCGAGAAGGTTTATAAAGAGCAAACAGCCTATAATGACTTTGAAATTTTTATCGACACCAAGCTGGGGCGCCTCCACTGTTTATCTTCCGGCAGACCGATACTGGATGATGAAGGAATGCTGTCCGGCGGTATTATTATCCTGCGTCCGATAAAAAGAGTACATAAGCTTATCAATCGTTTAAGCGGAGCCCAGGCTACTTTCCGGTTTGACAATATTATCGGACAGTCGCCCGCCATTCTCACAAGCATCCAATTAGCCTCCCGGGCAGCGGCAGGAATGTCCAATGTTCTCATTGAGGGCGAAAGCGGTACAGGAAAAGAGGTCTTTGCCCAGGCCATCCACAATCAGAGCGCAAGATGCAAGGGACCTTTCGTGGCCGTCAATTGCGGCGCCATCCCCCGGGAACTCATAGTAAGTGAGTTATTTGGTTACACGGAGGGCGCCTTCACCGGCGCCAAGCGCGGCGGCAGGCCGGGCAAATTCGAATTTGCTGCCGGCGGCACCATTTTTCTTGATGAAATTGGCGATACGCCGCTCGAACTGCAGGTGGCCCTGCTCCGGGTAATCCAGGAACGCAAACTGACCCGCATGGGAGACAATAAAGTTATTCCAGTTGATGTAAGAATTATTTGCGCCACTAACAAGAATCTGGCCCAGGAAGTTGCCAAAGGTAATTTTCGCCAGGACTTATACTATCGCTTACATGTTATCTCCCTAAAAATCCCCCCTTTGCGCGAACGCTCGGAAGACATCCCGCTGTTATTCAACTATATGCTGCATACCATGGGCTGCGAGTGGGGCAAACCTATCAAGAAAGTTGACCCCGCAGTAATTACCCTGCTGCAGCAATATCATTGGCCGGGCAATGTCCGTGAACTGCAAAATGTTGTGGAAAGGGTTATCAGTGTTGTCAATGAGGATACCGTCAGGGTTGAACATTTACCTGAAGCGATTATCCAGCCTGCAGCTTTGACTATCGCTCTGCCGCCGGCAAGAACAAATGAACTGTTACGCTCCAGAGAAATGTTCAAACAAAACCGGAGTGAACAGGAACGCCGGCAAATAGTTGAGCTGCTGCGTAAAAGCAATGGCAATATCAGCTATACAGCCAAACAGCTGGGAATTGCCCGCAGCACACTGTATCGAAAAATGAGTCAATATAATATACCCAATTAA
- a CDS encoding lipoyl protein ligase domain-containing protein → MKPGWRVIDTGCLTCSQNIALDKALLLAGRERLIPDTLRFFQFTAGCVLLGHYQRAEQEVRLDFCQQQSIDINRRLTGGNTVYWDGSLLGWEVVLPRAGQAAANQADTLRYQIAAAIIEGLSQLGVKAQYQYPAAIEAAGRQIAWFSGTRQGPAFFCQGYIRVSDSDVHTLLRALRIPTEKLVNKEVDLFKQSLASLASVLGAPPPPAVIKAAITAGFCRIFQVAACEGKMTPGEEAYYQTSCQEVAARHWVFGSRSVSRPAGYQLRSTLKEQSLITVAMSVDSSRQRIDAISITGSFEAYPLEVISRLESNLLHIAATPEQIRNTVNDCFRECHACIPTLTADDFSNTILKALEKLQFLNWGAGPEELNELTVVGNCAIQNIFEQPLTTLLIPYCAKDTECRYRYREGCGQCGRCDVGDAYALAAEYGLAPITIQNYEMLEENLKALKQAGCKVFIGTCCEAFWVKHARDFAEIGLPGILVNVDNSTCYELGREQAARQGRFENQTKLKKQLIRQIVNGMFNNRDASYG, encoded by the coding sequence ATGAAACCAGGCTGGCGGGTTATAGACACAGGCTGCCTGACGTGTTCCCAAAACATAGCATTGGATAAAGCCTTGCTGCTTGCTGGCCGCGAGCGGTTAATCCCCGATACGCTGCGTTTTTTTCAGTTTACTGCCGGTTGTGTTTTACTTGGACACTATCAGCGTGCTGAACAGGAAGTCAGGCTGGATTTCTGTCAGCAACAGTCGATTGACATTAATCGCCGGCTGACAGGGGGAAACACTGTTTATTGGGACGGTTCGCTGCTGGGCTGGGAAGTGGTATTGCCGCGCGCCGGGCAGGCTGCGGCAAATCAGGCGGACACCCTGCGATACCAAATTGCTGCCGCCATCATCGAGGGATTAAGCCAACTGGGTGTAAAGGCTCAATACCAATACCCTGCGGCCATCGAAGCGGCAGGCCGTCAAATTGCCTGGTTTAGCGGCACACGGCAGGGGCCGGCGTTTTTCTGTCAGGGCTATATCCGTGTCAGTGACAGTGATGTCCACACCCTGCTGCGGGCTTTGCGTATTCCTACCGAAAAACTGGTAAACAAGGAAGTTGATTTGTTTAAACAGAGTCTTGCCAGTCTGGCTTCAGTGCTTGGTGCTCCGCCGCCGCCGGCTGTAATCAAGGCAGCAATCACCGCCGGTTTTTGCCGGATATTCCAGGTTGCCGCCTGTGAGGGAAAAATGACACCTGGGGAAGAAGCCTATTACCAAACGTCCTGTCAGGAAGTTGCTGCAAGGCACTGGGTATTCGGCAGCCGGTCGGTCTCCCGTCCAGCCGGTTATCAATTGCGAAGCACCTTGAAAGAACAGTCGCTAATTACCGTTGCTATGTCTGTGGACAGCAGCCGGCAGCGTATTGACGCTATCTCCATAACCGGTAGTTTCGAGGCCTATCCGTTAGAGGTAATATCCCGGCTGGAAAGTAATTTATTACATATTGCCGCTACCCCTGAGCAGATCAGAAATACGGTAAACGATTGTTTTCGGGAATGCCATGCTTGCATTCCGACGTTGACAGCAGACGATTTCAGCAATACAATACTGAAAGCTCTGGAAAAATTGCAGTTTCTGAACTGGGGCGCCGGTCCGGAAGAACTAAATGAGCTTACTGTGGTTGGTAACTGCGCGATACAAAATATTTTTGAGCAACCGCTGACAACGCTGCTCATTCCCTATTGTGCCAAAGACACAGAGTGCAGGTATCGTTACCGGGAAGGGTGCGGGCAGTGCGGACGCTGTGATGTTGGCGACGCTTATGCACTGGCGGCTGAGTACGGTTTGGCGCCCATTACTATTCAAAACTATGAGATGCTTGAGGAAAACCTGAAAGCTCTAAAACAGGCTGGCTGCAAGGTGTTTATTGGCACCTGCTGTGAAGCTTTTTGGGTAAAGCATGCCAGGGATTTTGCCGAGATCGGCTTGCCGGGTATTCTTGTTAATGTTGATAACAGTACCTGCTATGAGCTGGGACGCGAGCAGGCTGCCCGGCAGGGGCGCTTTGAAAATCAGACTAAACTAAAAAAGCAGCTTATCAGGCAGATAGTAAATGGTATGTTCAATAATCGAGATGCCTCCTACGGTTGA
- a CDS encoding radical SAM protein, which yields MNSIAFYAPGARHYDNGLFQNNAHSFANISITGSECQCRCEHCRGHLLTTMLPAPEPEQLVQLGKKLLGRGCRGVLISGGACRDGSVPLEPFAGALKAMTGMGLSVVIHPGLLTEKTARLLAGANVTRVALDLIGDSDTIREVYHLPHTPADYQNSLRAARLAGLKASPHIVIGLHYGNIRGEYAALDMVAAEGAASLVLVLLNPLANTPMQGVLPPPPERVAEVFQTARRLLPQTPLALGCARPPGLYARTVERLAVEAGFDAIAYPARETVDYVQSLGYEVVYQETCCGILP from the coding sequence ATGAATAGTATTGCCTTTTATGCGCCAGGCGCGCGACATTACGACAATGGGTTATTTCAAAACAACGCCCACTCTTTTGCCAATATCAGCATTACCGGTTCTGAGTGCCAGTGCCGCTGCGAACACTGCCGGGGGCACCTGTTAACTACTATGTTGCCGGCGCCTGAGCCTGAACAACTGGTGCAATTGGGCAAAAAGCTGCTGGGGCGCGGCTGCCGGGGAGTGTTGATTAGCGGCGGGGCCTGCCGGGACGGCAGTGTACCGCTGGAGCCCTTTGCCGGCGCGTTAAAAGCAATGACCGGCATGGGGTTGTCTGTAGTTATTCATCCCGGCTTGCTGACAGAAAAAACAGCCAGGCTGCTGGCCGGCGCCAATGTGACCCGGGTGGCGCTTGACCTGATTGGCGACAGTGACACCATTCGTGAGGTCTACCATCTGCCGCATACCCCGGCAGACTATCAGAACAGTCTGCGGGCCGCGCGGCTTGCCGGGCTGAAGGCTTCGCCCCATATTGTTATCGGCCTGCATTACGGTAATATCCGCGGGGAATATGCCGCCCTTGACATGGTGGCGGCAGAAGGGGCGGCAAGTCTGGTGCTGGTGCTCCTCAATCCTTTGGCCAATACTCCCATGCAAGGCGTATTGCCGCCGCCACCTGAACGGGTGGCCGAAGTTTTCCAAACGGCCAGGCGCTTATTGCCGCAGACCCCGCTGGCTTTGGGGTGTGCCCGGCCACCGGGACTATATGCCCGGACGGTGGAGCGGCTGGCGGTGGAAGCCGGTTTTGACGCCATTGCCTATCCGGCCCGGGAAACGGTGGATTATGTACAGTCGCTCGGCTATGAGGTTGTTTATCAGGAAACCTGCTGCGGCATTTTGCCATAG
- a CDS encoding radical SAM protein, protein MDNSSRRESPDFVQTSLAGAMALGLEPGSFYRNACPGSLNLLMTYQDGCRANCSYCGLARERQAEPEENTFIRVKWPVYSLAAIIDILRQPPPAAAGKVKKLGRICLSMVTHPRAAADCIGMVTELSARTDLPLSVLASPTILPAATAFFEAIKAGGADRVGIAVDAATPELFAAMRGAAVGGPHRWAKYWESIEQAVAVFGCEQVSVHLIVGLGETEQAMVQAIARANQYGAQAHLFSFCPEPGSKLGSCEPPSYGQYRRIQLAAYLLNKQQISLADLAFDPQGKIVSYGRRLVELLGDDLAAGAPFMTSGCPDRTGCVACNRPYGNERPGPVLRNYPFWPEAADLTTVKGQIWDE, encoded by the coding sequence ATGGATAATTCCAGCAGACGGGAAAGCCCCGATTTTGTGCAGACCAGCCTGGCCGGCGCTATGGCGCTGGGCCTGGAGCCGGGCAGTTTTTACCGCAATGCATGTCCGGGCAGCTTAAACTTGTTAATGACTTATCAGGACGGATGCCGCGCCAATTGCAGCTACTGCGGCCTGGCCAGGGAACGGCAGGCCGAGCCGGAGGAAAACACCTTCATCAGGGTAAAATGGCCGGTATACAGCTTGGCGGCTATTATCGACATTTTACGGCAGCCGCCACCGGCGGCCGCCGGTAAAGTCAAAAAACTCGGCCGGATTTGCCTGTCGATGGTTACTCATCCCCGGGCGGCGGCTGATTGTATCGGTATGGTAACAGAACTGAGCGCCCGGACCGATTTGCCGCTCAGCGTTCTGGCATCACCCACCATCCTGCCGGCTGCAACGGCTTTTTTTGAGGCCATTAAAGCCGGTGGCGCCGACCGGGTGGGCATAGCGGTAGATGCTGCGACACCGGAGCTGTTTGCGGCTATGCGGGGGGCGGCAGTTGGCGGGCCGCACCGGTGGGCCAAGTACTGGGAGTCCATTGAGCAAGCGGTTGCCGTGTTTGGCTGTGAACAGGTCAGTGTTCACCTGATTGTCGGCTTGGGTGAAACCGAACAAGCCATGGTTCAGGCCATAGCCAGGGCCAATCAATACGGGGCGCAGGCCCATCTGTTCTCCTTTTGCCCGGAACCCGGCAGCAAGCTGGGCAGCTGTGAGCCGCCGTCCTATGGACAATACCGGCGCATTCAACTGGCGGCCTACCTTTTAAATAAACAACAAATCAGCCTGGCTGATTTGGCCTTTGATCCACAGGGAAAAATCGTGAGTTATGGCCGGCGGCTGGTGGAGCTGTTAGGGGACGATCTGGCGGCAGGCGCGCCCTTCATGACCTCAGGTTGTCCTGACCGGACCGGTTGTGTTGCCTGTAACCGGCCGTATGGAAACGAGCGCCCGGGCCCTGTTTTGCGCAACTACCCGTTTTGGCCGGAAGCGGCCGACCTGACTACTGTCAAAGGGCAGATATGGGATGAATAG